One genomic window of Arachis stenosperma cultivar V10309 chromosome 10, arast.V10309.gnm1.PFL2, whole genome shotgun sequence includes the following:
- the LOC130954436 gene encoding uncharacterized protein LOC130954436 isoform X2, whose amino-acid sequence MKILLWSCFLFFSVNDSFKFHCSMIIWYGAWQKRSNKEKEQLITTLKSMINNISSMTTLIEHTFLEAYAGESRDGSSTAKFSNGDIISIHSAATTSGDLNDLCYAVLAIFRSRFDKIEGATAGLCLKAQSRPGVVCMHVWKSLHFCYSYILNSDHRKWMMPYLERFSLEMKYDIFRVVYVSDADNLVKHSYVSPHQMFQNGKENMQKQVL is encoded by the exons ATGAAGATTTTACTTTGGagctgttttttgtttttttcagtGAATGACAGCTTCAAGTTCCATTGCTCCATG ATCATATGGTATGGTGCATGGCAGAAGAGGTCCAACAAGGAAAAAGAACAGCTTATCACAACCCTT AAATCAATGATAAACAACATATCAAGCATGACTACATTAATTGAACACACCTTTCTTGAAGCATACGCTGGAGAATCAAGAGATGGATCTTCAACTGCTAAATTCTCCAATGGGGACATAATTTCCATCCATTCAGCAGCCACCACTAGTGGTGACCTCAATGATCTTTGCTATGCTGTCCTGGCAATTTTCAGGTCTCGATTCGACAAGATAGAAGGCGCGACAGCAGGCCTTTGCTTGAAAGCACAGAGCAGGCCAGGAGTGGTGTGCATGCATGTGTGGAAGTCTCTCCATTTTTGTTACTCATATATTCTCAATTCTGACCATAGAAAGTGGATGATGCCATATCTTGAACGTTTCTCTTTAGAGATGAAGTATGATATCTTTAGAGTAGTGTATGTTAGTGATGCTGACAACTTGGTTAAACATTCCTATGTTTCACCCCATCAAATGTTTCAGAATggtaaagaaaacatgcaaaagCAGGTTCTGTAG
- the LOC130954436 gene encoding uncharacterized protein LOC130954436 isoform X1, which yields MACCCVPLNNNKNTLDVSFFVFKPTFVVVDDEAVVHVLKHFSLSTHTLGCLQTSIFRSIHGNMIIWYGAWQKRSNKEKEQLITTLKSMINNISSMTTLIEHTFLEAYAGESRDGSSTAKFSNGDIISIHSAATTSGDLNDLCYAVLAIFRSRFDKIEGATAGLCLKAQSRPGVVCMHVWKSLHFCYSYILNSDHRKWMMPYLERFSLEMKYDIFRVVYVSDADNLVKHSYVSPHQMFQNGKENMQKQVL from the exons ATGGCATGTTGTTGTGTGCCTTTGAACAACAACAAGAACACCTTGGATGTTAGCTTCTTTGTTTTCAAGCCAACCTTTGTGGTGGTTGATGATGAAGCTGTTGTTCATGTCCTCAAACACTTCTCCTTGAGTACTCACACCCTTGGTTGTCTTCAAacctctatatttaggagcatCCATGGAAAcatg ATCATATGGTATGGTGCATGGCAGAAGAGGTCCAACAAGGAAAAAGAACAGCTTATCACAACCCTT AAATCAATGATAAACAACATATCAAGCATGACTACATTAATTGAACACACCTTTCTTGAAGCATACGCTGGAGAATCAAGAGATGGATCTTCAACTGCTAAATTCTCCAATGGGGACATAATTTCCATCCATTCAGCAGCCACCACTAGTGGTGACCTCAATGATCTTTGCTATGCTGTCCTGGCAATTTTCAGGTCTCGATTCGACAAGATAGAAGGCGCGACAGCAGGCCTTTGCTTGAAAGCACAGAGCAGGCCAGGAGTGGTGTGCATGCATGTGTGGAAGTCTCTCCATTTTTGTTACTCATATATTCTCAATTCTGACCATAGAAAGTGGATGATGCCATATCTTGAACGTTTCTCTTTAGAGATGAAGTATGATATCTTTAGAGTAGTGTATGTTAGTGATGCTGACAACTTGGTTAAACATTCCTATGTTTCACCCCATCAAATGTTTCAGAATggtaaagaaaacatgcaaaagCAGGTTCTGTAG
- the LOC130954674 gene encoding putative hydrolase C777.06c, whose amino-acid sequence MATSNCSASENTHATAAPSESALIFMGTGCSSMVPNVMCLIRPSDPPCSVCVQSLSIPPERNPNYRCNTSLLIDYCESNDNHKYILIDVGKTFREAVLRWFVSHRIPRIDSIILTHEHADAVLGLDDIRAVQPFSPTNDIDPTPIYLSQHSMDSIAEKFPYLIPKKPKEGQEIRRVAQLAWNIIADDINKPFYVSGLKFTPLPVMHGEDYICLGFLFGEKNKVAYISDVSRFPASTEHVISKSGAGQLDLLILDCLYRTGSHNVHLCFPQTLETVKRLCPKQTLLIGMTHEFDHHKDNEFLKDWSSREGIPVQLAHDGLKVPINL is encoded by the exons ATGGCTACTTCCAATTGCTCCGCCTCCGAAAACACTCACGCAACCGCCGCTCCGTCGGAATCTGCATTGATCTTCATGGGAACCGGCTGTTCCAGCATGGTTCCCAACGTAATGTGCCTGATCCGCCCTTCAGATCCTCCCTGCTCCGTCTGTGTTCAGTCATTATCTATCCCTCCCGAGCGTAACCCTAATTACAG GTGCAATACATCCCTTCTAATTGATTATTGTGAAAGCAATGATAATCACAAATATATATTGATTGATGTTGGGAAGACATTTAGGGAGGCAGTACTTAGATGGTTTGTTTCCCATCGGATACCGAGAATAGATTCT ATCATTTTGACTCATGAACATGCTGATGCAGTCCTTGGATTGGATGATATACGTGCTGTGCAGCCTTTTAGTCCCACAAATGATATTGATCCCACCCCCATATACCTGAGTCAGCATTCAATGGATAG CATAGCAGAGAAGTTTCCATATTTGATTCCGAAGAAACCAAAGGAAGGACAAGAAATACGTAGAGTAGCCCAGCTTGCCTGGAACATTATCGCTGATGATATCAATAAACCCTTTTATGTATCAGGCTTGAAATTCACTCCTTTGCCA GTTATGCATGGAGAGGATTACATCTGTTTGGGCTTTCTTTTTGGTGAGAAAAACAAGGTGGCTTATATATCAGATGTTTCACGGTTTCCAGCTAGTACAGAGCATG TCATATCAAAAAGTGGAGCTGGGCAGTTGGATCTTCTTATATTGGATTGTTTGTATAGG ACTGGATCACACAATGTTCACCTTTGTTTTCCACAG ACTCTTGAAACTGTCAAGAGGTTATGTCCAAAGCAAACCCTGTTGATTGGAATGACTCACGAATTTGATCACCACAAGGACAATGAGTTTTTGAAAGATTGGTCCAGCAG GGAGGGAATTCCAGTGCAGCTTGCTCATGATGGCTTGAAAGTCCCCATAAACTTATGA
- the LOC130957990 gene encoding auxin response factor 5-like, whose translation MNSNISDSKLSKRSISVAPPSSKCHTSYKDTDEIYAQMSLQPLNSEKDVFPISDFGLKHRKHPTEFFGKTLTASDTSTHGSFSVPRRAAEKLFPPLDYTIQPPIQELVVGDLHDNTWTFRHIYRGGGPFSVQLCLLLW comes from the exons ATGAACAGCAACATCTCAGATTCCAAACTATCCAAACGTTCCATCTCAGTTGCTCCGCCAAGTTCAAAATGTCACACTTCAT ACAAAGATACAGATGAAATCTATGCTCAAATGAGTCTCCAGCCCTTGAATTCA GAGAAAGATGTGTTTCCTATATCTGATTTTGGCCTAAAGCACCGCAAGCATCCAACTGAGTTTTTCGGCAAAACTTTGACTGCTAGTGACACCAGCACACATGGCAGTTTCTCAGTTCCACGGAGGGCGGCAGAAAAGCTCTTTCCTCCACTG GACTACACAATTCAGCCTCCAATACAAGAACTAGTTGTCGGTGATTTGCATGACAATACTTGGACATTTCGACATATATACCGGGGTGGGGGTCCTTTCAGTGTTCAACTCTGTCTTTTGCTTTGGTAG
- the LOC130955351 gene encoding mitochondrial import inner membrane translocase subunit TIM17-2-like — protein MYTNFKYRTPETREQCLDCVLNSGGSGFLKGVIGGSTFYFFKSLCSSPTHIAPACHAVLLNAPRVGGKVAAWYALDRAVNYALYSVRQKNDPWNGIAAPAISSGLLSLCRRSLRPSACFTMFGALIGTVREVGLSI, from the coding sequence ATGTATACTAACTTCAAGTATAGAACTCCGGAAACAAGGGAACAATGCCTTGATTGTGTCCTCAATTCAGGAGGCTCTGGATTCTTGAAGGGCGTAATCGGCGGATCCACCTTTTACTTCTTCAAGTCCCTTTGCAGCTCTCCAACCCATATCGCTCCTGCTTGCCACGCCGTCCTCCTCAATGCACCCCGAGTTGGGGGCAAGGTTGCCGCCTGGTATGCTCTCGACCGTGCCGTCAACTACGCCTTGTATTCTGTTCGTCAGAAGAACGACCCCTGGAACGGCATAGCTGCCCCGGCCATCAGCAGCGGGCTGCTCTCTTTGTGCCGCCGCAGTCTCAGACCCTCCGCATGCTTCACCATGTTTGGTGCTCTCATCGGCACAGTACGAGAGGTCGGCTTGAGTATTTGA
- the LOC130955117 gene encoding serine carboxypeptidase-like 13 has translation MLAEKVMKPLKMASLSNFICHGLLLPILLLLLKFSAQHAKCGNIVKYLPGFEGPLPFVLETGYIGVGENEDVQAFYYFIESENNPKVDPLMLWLTGGPGCSAFSGLVFEIGPITFKIEEYNGSLPNLVLRPHSWTKVSSIIFVDLPVNTGFSYATTESASHRTDWSLVHQTHQFLRKWLIEHPEFFSNEVYIGGDSYSGIPIPVITHEISQANEEGIQPWINLQGYLLGNAATTRTEKNQEIPFAHGMGLISDELYKSLQKNCRGEYANIDIANVLCSQDLKSYEDTISGLCKAHILEPNCELGSPKPVDLPWKRSLIDNYYSWSNNNRLALPPLTCRSYGYFLSSYWANDGEVRSALNIHKGTKAKWQRCTFDIPHKEDIPSSFPYHVKLSKKGYRSLIYSGDHDMMIPFLATEAWIRSLNYSIIDDWRPWHTNGQVAGYTRTYSNAMTFATVKGGGHTAPEYKPEECLNMYSRWMSRMAL, from the exons ATGCTAGCAGAGAAAGTAATGAAGCCTTTGAAAATGGCAAGTTTATCTAATTTCATTTGCCATGGATTGCTACTTCCCATTCTTTTACTATTACTAAAGTTTTCAGCTCAACATGCCAAGTGTGGTAACATAGTGAAGTACCTCCCTGGGTTTGAGGGACCTCTTCCTTTTGTGCTTGAAACTGG GTACATAGGTGTGGGTGAAAATGAAGATGTGCAGGCTTTCTACTATTTCATTGAGTCAGAGAACAATCCTAAGGTGGATCCTCTCATGCTGTGGCTCACCGGTGGTCCTGGCTGCTCTGCTTTCTCTGGCCTTGTCTTTGAAATTG GTCCAATTACATTTAAAATTGAGGAATACAATGGAAGCCTGCCTAATTTGGTCTTGAGGCCACACTCATGGACAAAA GTAAGTAGCATTATATTTGTAGACTTGCCTGTAAATACAGGCTTCTCATATGCCACAACAGAATCTGCTTCTCACCGGACCGATTGGTCATTAGTTCACCAAACCCATCAATTTCTTAGAAAG TGGCTAATTGAGCATCCAGAATTTTTCTCCAATGAAGTTTACATTGGTGGTGATTCATACTCTGGCATTCCTATTCCTGTAATAACTCATGAAATTTCTCAAG CAAATGAAGAAGGAATACAACCATGGATTAATCTTCAG GGATACCTGCTGGGGAATGCTGCAACAACCCGAACTGAGAAAAACCAGGAAATCCCATTTGCTCATGGAATGGGACTTATTTCTGATGAACTCTACAAG TCATTGCAAAAAAATTGCAGAGGAGAATATGCAAACATAGACATTGCAAATGTGTTATGTTCACAAGATCTGAAGTCCTATGAGGAT ACCATATCAGGACTTTGTAAAGCCCATATTTTGGAGCCAAACTGTGAGTTAGGTTCACCAAAGCCAGTGGATCTTCCTTGGAAGAGATCTCTGATTGATAACTATTATTCATGGTCTAACAATAATCGACTCGCATTGCCACCTTTAACCTGTCGG AGTTATGGGTACTTCCTCAGTAGTTATTGGGCTAATGATGGCGAAGTTCGCAGTGCCCTGAACATACATAAG GGAACGAAAGCGAAATGGCAACGATGTACCTTCGATATACCTCACAAGGAGGATATCCCTAGCAGCTTTCCATATCATGTGAAGCTCAGTAAGAAAGGTTACCGTTCACTGATATACAGTGGCGATCATGACATGATGATTCCTTTCTTGGCAACTGAAGCATGGATAAGATCTTTAAACTACTCCATCATAGATGATTGGAGGCCATGGCACACAAATGGCCAAGTTGCAGG ATATACAAGGACTTACTCCAATGCAATGACATTTGCAACTGTCAAG GGTGGTGGCCACACAGCTCCAGAGTATAAGCCTGAAGAATGCTTGAACATGTACAGTAGATGGATGTCTAGGATGGCTTTGTAG
- the LOC130955118 gene encoding serine carboxypeptidase-like 13 isoform X2, translated as MARFTYSSCHICHGMLLHILLLSVQFSAQHANCGNIVKYLPGFEGPLPFMLETGYIGVGENDDVQSFYYFIESENNPREDPLMLWLTGGPGCSAFSGLVYEIGPLAFQVDEYDGGLPNLVYRPYSWTKASSIIFVDLPVNTGFSYARTEYASQRSDSLSVNQAYEFFRKWLMDHPTFLKNKVYIGGDSYSGNEQGLQPWINLQGYLMGNPKIDEEEKNYRIPFAHGMGLISDELHQSLQKHCKGEYVNVDIRNILCSSYLESYYEITSDINMAHILEPLCELDSQNPLKSSWKRSLTENYPWKLNDIHLRLPSGNCRDYGYLLSGYWANNDKVRNALKVRKGTKKKWQRCTSHMPYKFDISSSFPYQVNLSKEGYRSLIYSGDHDMVVPFLATQAWIRSLNYSIVDDWRPWYANGQVAGYTRTYSNAMTFATVKGGGHTAPEYKPQECLHMYSRWISERPF; from the exons ATGGCAAGGTTTACTTATTCAAGTTGTCACATTTGCCATGGAATGCTACTTCACATTCTTTTATTGTCGGTACAGTTTTCAGCTCAACATGCAAACTGTGGCAACATAGTGAAGTACCTTCCTGGGTTTGAGGGACCCCTTCCTTTTATGCTTGAAACTGG GTACATAGGAGTAGGGGAAAATGATGATGTACAGAGTTTCTACTATTTCATTGAGTCAGAGAACAATCCAAGAGAGGATCCTCTCATGCTATGGCTCACTGGTGGTCCTGGCTGCTCTGCTTTCTCTGGCCTTGTCTATGAAATAG GACCACTTGCATTTCAagttgatgaatatgatggggGCCTCCCTAATTTGGTGTATAGGCCATACTCATGGACTAAG GCTAGTAGCATTATATTTGTAGATTTGCCAGTTAATACTGGCTTTTCATATGCTAGAACAGAATATGCTTCACAACGGAGCGATTCCTTGTCAGTCAATCAAGCCTATGAATTTTTTAGGAAG TGGTTAATGGATCATCCAACATTTCTCAAAAACAAAGTTTACATTGGTGGTGATTCATACTCTG GAAATGAACAAGGCCTCCAACCATGGATAAATCTCCAG GGATACCTGATGGGGAATCCTaaaatagatgaagaagaaaaaaactaTCGAATCCCATTTGCTCATGGGATGGGACTCATTTCTGATGAACTACATCAG TCACTGCAGAAACATTGTAAAGGAGAATATGTAAATGTAGACATCAgaaatattttatgttcaagCTATCTCGAGTCCTATTATGAG ATCACATCAGATATCAATATGGCCCACATTTTGGAGCCATTGTGTGAGTTGGACTCACAGAACCCACTGAAATCTTCTTGGAAGAGATCACTAACAGAGAACTATCCTTGGAAGTTAAATGATATTCATCTCAGATTACCATCCGGGAATTGTAGG GATTATGGATATCTCCTTAGTGGCTATTGGGCCAACAATGACAAAGTGCGCAATGCGCTTAAAGTGCGGAAG GGAACTAAAAAGAAATGGCAACGATGCACCTCCCATATGCCTTACAAGTTTGATATCTCTAGCAGCTTTCCATATCAAGTAAATCTCAGCAAAGAAGGCTATCGTTCACTGATTTACAG TGGGGATCATGACatggttgttcctttcttggcaaCTCAAGCATGGATAAGATCTTTAAACTACTCCATTGTCGACGATTGGAGGCCATGGTATGCTAATGGACAAGTTGCAGG ATACACAAGGACTTACTCCAATGCAATGACATTTGCAACTGTCAAG GGTGGAGGACACACAGCACCAGAATACAAGCCTCAGGAATGCCTTCACATGTATAGTAGGTGGATCTCAGAGAGACCCTTTTAG
- the LOC130955118 gene encoding serine carboxypeptidase-like 13 isoform X1: protein MARFTYSSCHICHGMLLHILLLSVQFSAQHANCGNIVKYLPGFEGPLPFMLETGYIGVGENDDVQSFYYFIESENNPREDPLMLWLTGGPGCSAFSGLVYEIGPLAFQVDEYDGGLPNLVYRPYSWTKASSIIFVDLPVNTGFSYARTEYASQRSDSLSVNQAYEFFRKWLMDHPTFLKNKVYIGGDSYSGILIPIIAHEILKGNEQGLQPWINLQGYLMGNPKIDEEEKNYRIPFAHGMGLISDELHQSLQKHCKGEYVNVDIRNILCSSYLESYYEITSDINMAHILEPLCELDSQNPLKSSWKRSLTENYPWKLNDIHLRLPSGNCRDYGYLLSGYWANNDKVRNALKVRKGTKKKWQRCTSHMPYKFDISSSFPYQVNLSKEGYRSLIYSGDHDMVVPFLATQAWIRSLNYSIVDDWRPWYANGQVAGYTRTYSNAMTFATVKGGGHTAPEYKPQECLHMYSRWISERPF, encoded by the exons ATGGCAAGGTTTACTTATTCAAGTTGTCACATTTGCCATGGAATGCTACTTCACATTCTTTTATTGTCGGTACAGTTTTCAGCTCAACATGCAAACTGTGGCAACATAGTGAAGTACCTTCCTGGGTTTGAGGGACCCCTTCCTTTTATGCTTGAAACTGG GTACATAGGAGTAGGGGAAAATGATGATGTACAGAGTTTCTACTATTTCATTGAGTCAGAGAACAATCCAAGAGAGGATCCTCTCATGCTATGGCTCACTGGTGGTCCTGGCTGCTCTGCTTTCTCTGGCCTTGTCTATGAAATAG GACCACTTGCATTTCAagttgatgaatatgatggggGCCTCCCTAATTTGGTGTATAGGCCATACTCATGGACTAAG GCTAGTAGCATTATATTTGTAGATTTGCCAGTTAATACTGGCTTTTCATATGCTAGAACAGAATATGCTTCACAACGGAGCGATTCCTTGTCAGTCAATCAAGCCTATGAATTTTTTAGGAAG TGGTTAATGGATCATCCAACATTTCTCAAAAACAAAGTTTACATTGGTGGTGATTCATACTCTGGTATTCTTATTCCTATAATTGCTCATGAAATTTTAAAAG GAAATGAACAAGGCCTCCAACCATGGATAAATCTCCAG GGATACCTGATGGGGAATCCTaaaatagatgaagaagaaaaaaactaTCGAATCCCATTTGCTCATGGGATGGGACTCATTTCTGATGAACTACATCAG TCACTGCAGAAACATTGTAAAGGAGAATATGTAAATGTAGACATCAgaaatattttatgttcaagCTATCTCGAGTCCTATTATGAG ATCACATCAGATATCAATATGGCCCACATTTTGGAGCCATTGTGTGAGTTGGACTCACAGAACCCACTGAAATCTTCTTGGAAGAGATCACTAACAGAGAACTATCCTTGGAAGTTAAATGATATTCATCTCAGATTACCATCCGGGAATTGTAGG GATTATGGATATCTCCTTAGTGGCTATTGGGCCAACAATGACAAAGTGCGCAATGCGCTTAAAGTGCGGAAG GGAACTAAAAAGAAATGGCAACGATGCACCTCCCATATGCCTTACAAGTTTGATATCTCTAGCAGCTTTCCATATCAAGTAAATCTCAGCAAAGAAGGCTATCGTTCACTGATTTACAG TGGGGATCATGACatggttgttcctttcttggcaaCTCAAGCATGGATAAGATCTTTAAACTACTCCATTGTCGACGATTGGAGGCCATGGTATGCTAATGGACAAGTTGCAGG ATACACAAGGACTTACTCCAATGCAATGACATTTGCAACTGTCAAG GGTGGAGGACACACAGCACCAGAATACAAGCCTCAGGAATGCCTTCACATGTATAGTAGGTGGATCTCAGAGAGACCCTTTTAG